In Haematobia irritans isolate KBUSLIRL chromosome 1, ASM5000362v1, whole genome shotgun sequence, a genomic segment contains:
- the Ada gene encoding adenosine deaminase-like protein, which yields MDIHFLKNMPKIELHAHLNGSLKIDSIRELGMQLYGENNEQFLCKIKNFIEFPEDDDNNKLNKCFQKFQFMHELTSTKEGLQLTTEKVIRDFDSDNVIYLELRTTPKSNENMTRREYIEIILNTLQKCQNRYNIMVKLLVSIDRSQGPIVANEIVNLAIEMKCKYPNIVRGVDLSGNPTKGSFNEYTSVLEQAKQSGLKLALHCAEVKNEVETQEMLDFNFQRCGHGTFLTAEQIEQCKKQNITVECCLTSNVKCGTVKHYDLHHFKNLFENNVKVVICTDDCGVFDSTLTDELFIACKIYGLSKTNVYNLCLYAIHSSFTSDEEKYILRDKIETYFKNNNIV from the coding sequence ATGGATattcattttctaaaaaatatgccAAAAATTGAACTACATGCCCATTTGAATGGGTCGttaaaaattgattcaattagagAGTTAGGTATGCAGCTGTATGGAGAGAATAACGAACAAtttctttgcaaaattaaaaactttattgaatTTCCTGAGGACGATGACAACAACAAACTTAACAAgtgtttccaaaaatttcaatttatgcaCGAATTGACATCTACTAAAGAGGGATTACAATTGACTACAGAAAAGGTCATACGCGATTTTGATAGCGACAATGTCATCTACTTGGAACTTCGAACAACCCCAAAATCCAATGAAAACATGACACGGAGGGAATATATTGAAATTATACTGAACACTcttcaaaaatgtcaaaatcgATACAACATCATGGTTAAACTTCTGGTTTCAATTGATCGATCGCAGGGTCCTATAGTAGCTAATGAAATTGTTAAtttagctatagaaatgaaatgtaaataTCCAAACATTGTTAGGGGCGTTGATCTAAGTGGTAACCCAACGAAAGGCAGTTTCAATGAGTACACCAGTGTTCTGGAACAAGCAAAACAAAGTGGGTTGAAATTGGCTTTACACTGTGCTGAAGTTAAAAACGAAGTAGAAACTCAGGAAATGTTGGATTTTAACTTTCAAAGATGTGGCCATGGTACATTCTTAACAGCAGAACAAATTGAACAATGTAAAAAGCAGAATATAACTGTAGAATGCTGTTTGACTAGTAATGTTAAATGTGGAACCGTAAAACATTATGATCTTCaccattttaaaaatcttttCGAAAATAACGTGAAGGTTGTTATCTGCACCGACGATTGTGGGGTGTTCGATAGCACATTAACTGATGAATTATTTATAGCCTGTAAAATTTACGGCCTCAGCAAAACTAATGTatataatttatgtttatatgccATACACTCGTCGTTTACCAGTGacgaagaaaaatatatactaaGAGATAAGATTGAAACgtactttaaaaataataacattgtttga
- the Rab23 gene encoding RAS oncogene family member Rab23 — MFNTMREDDIEFAIKVVIVGNGGVGKSSMIQRYCKGIFTKDYKKTIGVDFLERQIEIDGEDVRIMLWDTAGQEEFDAITKAYYRGAQACVLTFSTTDRASFEAVREWKRKVENECQEIPTVIVQNKIDLIDQAVVTADEVETLAQQLNCRLIRTSVKEDVNVASVFRYLATKCHQLSQASYMEQNQQCQGKGGSGSSSYHHESHKTISAFSPTYTKAKSTAGTIKLQKSSTSRKRKIILKKCGIV, encoded by the coding sequence ATGTTTAACACAATGCGGGAGGACGACATAGAATTTGCCATCAAAGTGGTAATTGTTGGCAATGGCGGCGTTGGTAAATCTTCAATGATTCAGCGCTATTGTAAAGGCATATTTACTAAAGACTATAAAAAGACCATAGGAGTAGATTTCCTCGAAAGGCAAATCGAAATCGATGGTGAGGATGTACGTATAATGTTATGGGATACGGCGGGACAGGAGGAATTTGATGCCATCACTAAAGCTTATTACCGTGGTGCCCAGGCATGTGTCTTGACTTTTTCGACCACAGATCGGGCTTCTTTTGAAGCGGTTCGCGAGTGGAAACGTAAGGTGGAAAACGAATGCCAAGAAATACCCACAGTCATTGTACAgaataaaattgatttaattgaTCAAGCCGTTGTCACAGCTGACGAGGTAGAAACCCTAGCACAACAGTTAAATTGTCGACTAATAAGGACATCGGTGAAGGAGGATGTGAATGTGGCATCGGTGTTTCGTTATTTGGCCACAAAATGTCATCAGCTAAGTCAGGCTTCCTACATGGAACAAAATCAGCAATGCCAAGGGAAAGGTGGTAGCGGTAGTTCATCATaccatcatgaaagccataagacAATCAGTGCGTTTAGTCCCACCTATACGAAAGCCAAATCGACAGCGGGTACCATAAAACTACAGAAAAGTTCCACATCTCGAAAgcgtaaaataatattaaaaaaatgtggtaTAGTATGA